Below is a window of Coriobacteriia bacterium DNA.
CCAGCTTGGACTTGTTCACCATGTAGGGGATCTCGGTGATTATGATCCGGGTGCGGCCCGTGGAGGTCTGCTCGATGTGGGCCTTGCCGCGGATCTTGATCGAGCCGCGGCCGGTCTCGTACGCGTCGCGGATACCGTCGCGGCCCATGATCGCGCCGCCGGTCGGGAAGTCCGGGCCGGGCAGGACGGTCATGAGCTCCTCGATGGTGGCCTCGGGGTCGTCGATCATCATCGTCACGGCGTCGATCGTCTCGCCGAGGTTGTGCGGCGGGATGTTCGTGGCCATGCCCACCGCGATGCCCGAGGAGCCGTTGACGAGCAGGTTCGGGAAGCGAGCGGGGAGCACGATGGGCTCCGCGAGGGACTCGTCGTAGTTCGGGCCGAAGTCCACCGTCTCCTTGTCGAGGTCCCGCAGGAGCTCGATCGCCATGCGGTGGAGGCGCGCCTCGGTGTAGCGCATCGCCGCGGCGCTGTCGCCGTCGACGGAGCCGAAGTTCCCGTGCCCGTCCACCAGCGGCACGCGCATCGACCAGTCCTGCGCCAGGCGCACCATCGTGTCGTAGACGGCCGCGTCGCCGTGCGGGTGGTACTTGCCGATGACCTCCCCGACCGTCCACGCGGACTTCTTGTACGGCCGGCCCGGCGTGAGGCCCGACTCGTTCATCGCGTACAGGACGCGGCGGTGGACCGGCTTGAGCCCGTCGCGCACATCCGGCAGGGCACGCGCGACGATGACGCTCATCGAGTACTCGAGGAAGCTGCTCTTGAGCTCCTCCTCGATGTCGATAGGCAGGATCGTCGTGCCGTCCATCATGTCGGCCACTTACAGCACTCCTTGTCGCTTGAGGCCCTTGCCGGCCAGCCACACGCCGGCGGCCGTGAACAGCCCTCCCACGCACAGCAGCGTGACCGCGAGCGCGAGGGCCAGCGGCCGGCCTCCGCCGCGGGCGGCGCCTACCGCCGCCCACACGATCATCACCACGCCGAAGATCCCTACGGTCAGGCCGCCCCAGGTCGAGAGCGTATCGGTCCGGATCCTGTCCAGGCCCTCCTCCGCGCGAAGGATCTCGAACAGCGCGTCGGCGTCGCCCCGCCGGCCTCCGCCGGCCTCCGCCGCCGGCACCGTCTCGGCCGGCCCCGTCCGCGCCGCCGCGGGCTGCTGCCGCACGGGCGCGGCGGGCGCCGCGGCCCCCGGCTCGGCCTCGGTGCGCCGCTCCTGTTCGGCGCGCCGCCCCAGGCGCTCGAAACGCTCCCGCTCCCAGGGAGGGGGCTCGAAGGCCTTCTTCTCCCGCCTCTCGCCGCCCTGTGTCATCGCGGACCCCGATCCCGGCCCATGCCTTCCCTGCCGTCTAGATGTCGAGGAACCGTACGTCCTTGGCGTGCCGCTGGATGAACTCCTTGCGCGGGTCGACCTGATCGCCCATCAGGTCCGCGAACGCCTTCTCGGCGGCCAGCGCGTCGTCCAGGCTCACCTGCAGCAGCGTCCGGCTCCCCGGATCCATCGTCGTGTCCCACAGCTGCTCCGGGTTCATCTCGCCGAGGCCCTTGTAGCGCTGGATGTTGTGCTTGGCGCCCTCGGGCACGTGCGAGAGCACCTGCTGCAGCTGCCTGTCGGTGTACGCGTACTCGGACTTCTTGCCCCAGCTCACCTTGTACAGCGGCGGCTGCGCGATGTACACGAAGCCGGCCTCGATCATCTCCTTCATGTAGCGGTAGAAGAAGGTGAGTATGAGGCAGCGGATGTGCGCCCCGTCGACGTCGGCGTCGGTCATGATGATCGCCTTGTGGTAACGCGCCTGCTCGATGTCGAACTCCTCGCCGATGTTGGTCCCCAGCGCCGTGATCATCGCCTGGATCTCGTCCGAGGACAGGGCGCGGTTGATGCCGGCCTTCTCGACGTTGAGGATCTTGCCTTTCAGCGGCAGGATCGCCTGGAAGGAGCGGTCGCGGGCCTGTTTGGCCGACCCGCCGGCCGAGTCGCCCTCCACGAGGAAGATCTCGGTGAGCGACGCGTCGCGCAGCGAGCAGTCGGCGAGCTTGCCCGGCAGGGTCGAGGACTCGAGCAGCCCCTTCCGCCTCGTCAGCTCGCGGGCCTTGCGGGCCGCCGCTCGCGCCTTGGCCGCTTGAGAAGCCTTGCCGACGATCGCCCGAGCGGGCTTGGGGTGCTCCTCGAGGTACTCGGCGAGCCCCTGCATGACCGTGGACTGCACGAACCCGCGCATCTCGGTGTTGCCGAGCTTGGTCTTGGTCTGGCCCTCGAACTGCGGGTCACGCAGCTTCACGGAGATGATCGAGGCGAGCCCCTCGCGGATGTCCTCGCCGGTGAGGTTCTCGTCCTTCTCCTTCAGGATGCCCTGGCGCCGCGCGTAGTCGTTGATCGTGCGCGTCAGCGCGTTCTTGAAGCCCTCCAGATGCGTGCCGCCCTCGTGGGTGTTGATGTTGTTCGCGAACGCCAGCACCGCCTCCGAGTAGCCTGCGTTCCACTGCAGGGCGACCTCCACGTGGCCCTCGGCGCCCTCCGCCTCGAAGTAGATGACCTTGTGGTGGAGCGTGTCCTTGGTCTCGTTGAGGTACTTCACGAAGTCCACGATGCCGCCGGCGTAGCGGAACTCCTCGCGCCGAGGCTCGAGCTCTCGCTCGTCGATGAGCGCGATCTTGAGGTTCTTGTTCAGGAAGGCCGTCTCGCGCGTATGGGTGGCGAGTATGTCGAAGCTGAAGTCGGTGGTCTCGAAGATGCCCGTGTCGGGCCAGAACCGGATCGTCGTCCCGGTGGCCTTGGTCTTGCCCGAGGTCTTGAGGCCCGTCTTCGGCTTGCCGTACTCGTAGGACTGCTCCCACACCTTGCCCTCTCGCTTCACCTGGACGTCCAGGCGCTCCGAGAGCGCGTTGACCACCGAGACGCCGACGCCGTGCAGGCCGCCGGATACCTTGTATCCCTCGCCGCCGAACTTGCCGCCGGCGTGCAGGATCGTGAGCACGACCTCCACGGCCGTCTTGCGGTACTTGGGCACGTTGTCGACCGGGATCCCGCGGCCGTTGTCGACCACGGTCACCGAGCCGTCGGCGTGCAGCGTGATGTCCACCGCGCTCGCGAACCCCGCCAGCGCCTCGTCCACCGAGTTGTCGACCACTTCGTAGACCAGGTGGTGCAGGCCCTTGGGGCCGGTCGAGCCTATGTACATGCTAGGCCGCTTGCGGACGGCCTCCAGCCCTTCGAGGACCTGTATGTCCTTGGCCGAGTAGGACCCTTTGGGCACGCCGTCTCCTCCGCGTCGCGACATCCGTCACTGGTGGGGTGGTTGAGACCGGTTCCACAATATGTCGTGGTCACCCCGCATATTCTAACACAAGCGATTGCGTTTCGGTCGGTTCGGGGCGCTCCTCGGCCAGCCGCCCGCGCCGCCCGCCCCGGGACCGTCCTCAGCCCTTCTCGGGTCCTCGCTTCCGTCGCAGCAGGTCCGCCTCCATGGCCCGTCTCAGGGCCTCGGCCACGCCCGCATCGGCGACCTCCCCGCCGGCCCGCGAGACGCGCCGGCGCTCCTCGGCATCCAGGCTCTCGCCGGCGCGCCCCCTCGGCTCGTAGCGCCGCGCGGCGTCCCTGTCGGCCTCCTCGCGCCGGCGAGCCGCTTTCACCTTCTCCGAGACAGTGAAGCGGATCGCCCTGACCGTTTCCTTACCGAGGCGCTCGTTCAGCAGCCGCCTGAACGTCTCCCCCATCAGCCGGAGCTCGTCGGCCCATGC
It encodes the following:
- the gyrB gene encoding DNA topoisomerase (ATP-hydrolyzing) subunit B; this translates as MSRRGGDGVPKGSYSAKDIQVLEGLEAVRKRPSMYIGSTGPKGLHHLVYEVVDNSVDEALAGFASAVDITLHADGSVTVVDNGRGIPVDNVPKYRKTAVEVVLTILHAGGKFGGEGYKVSGGLHGVGVSVVNALSERLDVQVKREGKVWEQSYEYGKPKTGLKTSGKTKATGTTIRFWPDTGIFETTDFSFDILATHTRETAFLNKNLKIALIDERELEPRREEFRYAGGIVDFVKYLNETKDTLHHKVIYFEAEGAEGHVEVALQWNAGYSEAVLAFANNINTHEGGTHLEGFKNALTRTINDYARRQGILKEKDENLTGEDIREGLASIISVKLRDPQFEGQTKTKLGNTEMRGFVQSTVMQGLAEYLEEHPKPARAIVGKASQAAKARAAARKARELTRRKGLLESSTLPGKLADCSLRDASLTEIFLVEGDSAGGSAKQARDRSFQAILPLKGKILNVEKAGINRALSSDEIQAMITALGTNIGEEFDIEQARYHKAIIMTDADVDGAHIRCLILTFFYRYMKEMIEAGFVYIAQPPLYKVSWGKKSEYAYTDRQLQQVLSHVPEGAKHNIQRYKGLGEMNPEQLWDTTMDPGSRTLLQVSLDDALAAEKAFADLMGDQVDPRKEFIQRHAKDVRFLDI
- a CDS encoding DUF721 domain-containing protein translates to MSEPTRMGGAVSRFLAAAADPRALDASRVLTAWAEVAGEQVASRTLGGRFRDGTLHVQVDSHAWADELRLMGETFRRLLNERLGKETVRAIRFTVSEKVKAARRREEADRDAARRYEPRGRAGESLDAEERRRVSRAGGEVADAGVAEALRRAMEADLLRRKRGPEKG